ATTATCttactttattttataattgaaccatgaggcgtgaaatcattggcatggctcacattcaccttcccgagcttcttcaactacggtatgacgagaaccacaggggaaggatgattttcgtAGGGCAACAGGTACATCGATATTACGTGAATTTCATTTGCTCTAATACCTTGGTACTTACTCTCAAAATGTATTGCATACATTTGCAGTTGCTCCCATTGCGTTCCAGGAGTGTGCGCaagcttaaggagttagaccctcgattccacgagcccctcgcacaggccggactcctaccgttTGCACTTATGATGgcaggagctcccatggagggtggtggcaggactccACTGCCGCCGATCGAGGTCTCACTGCTCACAGGCCTGgtcgaccgctggcgtcctgagacgcacacattCCACTTTCCTTGTGGAGAGATGACCGTTACTTTACGGGACGttgccatgctgaccgggctccCGATAAGGGGCACCCCGTTAGTACTTCCACGACCAggaaaggagcagtggaagagttatattcacgacaggtaattatttgttacataAAGCATTTTATACGTTGGAGTGTCGTTCATGGTTCATTGATTCTCTGTATCTTGTAGGTTTAACATGCattatgacatgaaggatgtagggctctccatgtcatggattcatggcCTACCACAGTTCAGCCCTtgcccaccggatgcggacgaggcaacagttatgcagcattatgaggtgtacttgtatatCTTGCTTGGAGGCATACTGTTTTGCAACACGGCAGGTGATTATGTACTGCCGCATATTTTATGGTTAGCGCGTGAGCTCACATCACGTCCGTACGAGCCGACacattacagttggggatctgctgtgttggctgctacatacaaaggattgtgtgccgcAACCCAACGGTCAACAAAGATGGGATCTATTTCTGGTTGCCTACACCTTCTACAGCTCTGGAGCTGGGATTATCTCCCGGTGTGTCGACCGTGGGTGAGCAAGACCTACTATCCAGTTCCCATCTCTGACGGTGTCGCCGACGACATGAGGCCAACGATGGGTTATAGGTGGCTTCATGCCAGGCTGCGATGGACTCACCaccaagaccatggaaactactcccgggtgatcagtgaccttgaTGTCCTCAGTGCCGATcttgtggagtgggatccatggcgtagtgaacgagtggccgaaattgcgactAACGGCCTCATCGCACCATCTTGTTTCCGTGACTCCGACCTATGGATGACTAGATGTTTTCTGCTTTATATGAACAATGTAGAAGTGTATTCTCCTGACCGTGTGCAGAGGCAGTTTGGTCATCGTcagttggtgccagtacctcccccacgagacgctggtcaggcgcacgagtaagtgtgttactgTAGATACCATTTTTATGTtacaaaattttaactatttatgtcaCATACAGGAGGAGTGCCCAAGGAAACGCAAGCACCCACGACTGGGCGGAGATTAATGCAGAACACATAACCCGGTGGATGGAGTCTGGTGcagtggatgtcgtcgttcctgcgGGACAGTACGACGATAGctcgtactgggagtaccttgcgTGGTATCAATCACGAACGCgtcccaccttactcagcggcagCGTACCGCCAGCCCCTAGACCCTTCCCCGAAGATCGTGCCCGGCTTCTacatgtggtggtaagtgatgttgtacttataacgattttcattagtttgtcatccgtattactgacataaccCTCAACAACAACAGACCGAAGCGGGGATCGAAATGCATAGGCATGCGGAGCATGACCGTTGGGAAGCGAGTGGGTCAGCCACGCGAAGGGATAGGCACCCTCTCcgagactacatgaggacgagagggtctcgccTTTGGTCCGCGATACGTGGACTAGGTGGTTGCGCCCCGCGTTATAGGGCATACGACGTACCCGCCATGGACCcatcccgtgcctcccacagcaggcgctcatCCAGTGCTCATGAGG
The nucleotide sequence above comes from Phragmites australis chromosome 4, lpPhrAust1.1, whole genome shotgun sequence. Encoded proteins:
- the LOC133917142 gene encoding serine/threonine-protein phosphatase 7 long form homolog isoform X1, giving the protein MRREIIGMAHIHLPELLQLRYDENHRGRMIFVGQQLLPLRSRSVRKLKELDPRFHEPLAQAGLLPFALMMAGAPMEGGGRTPLPPIEVSLLTGLVDRWRPETHTFHFPCGEMTVTLRDVAMLTGLPIRGTPLVLPRPGKEQWKSYIHDRFNMHYDMKDVGLSMSWIHGLPQFSPCPPDADEATVMQHYEVYLYILLGGILFCNTAGDYVLPHILWLARELTSRPYEPTHYSWGSAVLAATYKGLCAATQRSTKMGSISGCLHLLQLWSWDYLPVCRPWVSKTYYPVPISDGVADDMRPTMGYRWLHARLRWTHHQDHGNYSRVISDLDVLSADLVEWDPWRSERVAEIATNGLIAPSCFRDSDLWMTRCFLLYMNNVEVYSPDRVQRQFGHRQLVPVPPPRDAGQAHERSAQGNASTHDWAEINAEHITRWMESGAVDVVVPAGQYDDSSYWEYLAWYQSRTRPTLLSGSVPPAPRPFPEDRARLLHVVTEAGIEMHRHAEHDRWEASGSATRRDRHPLRDYMRTRGSRLWSAIRGLGGCAPRYRAYDVPAMDPSRASHSRRSSSAHEAHSREAPSSAAHHGTRSSAGAEEVIPEAPAPEECILGSHPPPFTQPTQATQTTPPGLSTHNENVIDCTHQTPTWSGTQDFDWAGALQSSSFTELLSGQYPQYPDAPGGSHWYQEAGTSSFRTPTEHVLPAVTLPHDDPTAWYMQGRVSGSGYTFGGVGTHHEDEDEDQGHTWQGPAQAAGMRATHPPDAYTPEDFLRRRHC
- the LOC133917142 gene encoding serine/threonine-protein phosphatase 7 long form homolog isoform X2, translating into MAHIHLPELLQLRYDENHRGRMIFVGQQLLPLRSRSVRKLKELDPRFHEPLAQAGLLPFALMMAGAPMEGGGRTPLPPIEVSLLTGLVDRWRPETHTFHFPCGEMTVTLRDVAMLTGLPIRGTPLVLPRPGKEQWKSYIHDRFNMHYDMKDVGLSMSWIHGLPQFSPCPPDADEATVMQHYEVYLYILLGGILFCNTAGDYVLPHILWLARELTSRPYEPTHYSWGSAVLAATYKGLCAATQRSTKMGSISGCLHLLQLWSWDYLPVCRPWVSKTYYPVPISDGVADDMRPTMGYRWLHARLRWTHHQDHGNYSRVISDLDVLSADLVEWDPWRSERVAEIATNGLIAPSCFRDSDLWMTRCFLLYMNNVEVYSPDRVQRQFGHRQLVPVPPPRDAGQAHERSAQGNASTHDWAEINAEHITRWMESGAVDVVVPAGQYDDSSYWEYLAWYQSRTRPTLLSGSVPPAPRPFPEDRARLLHVVTEAGIEMHRHAEHDRWEASGSATRRDRHPLRDYMRTRGSRLWSAIRGLGGCAPRYRAYDVPAMDPSRASHSRRSSSAHEAHSREAPSSAAHHGTRSSAGAEEVIPEAPAPEECILGSHPPPFTQPTQATQTTPPGLSTHNENVIDCTHQTPTWSGTQDFDWAGALQSSSFTELLSGQYPQYPDAPGGSHWYQEAGTSSFRTPTEHVLPAVTLPHDDPTAWYMQGRVSGSGYTFGGVGTHHEDEDEDQGHTWQGPAQAAGMRATHPPDAYTPEDFLRRRHC
- the LOC133917142 gene encoding serine/threonine-protein phosphatase 7 long form homolog isoform X3 — protein: MEGGGRTPLPPIEVSLLTGLVDRWRPETHTFHFPCGEMTVTLRDVAMLTGLPIRGTPLVLPRPGKEQWKSYIHDRFNMHYDMKDVGLSMSWIHGLPQFSPCPPDADEATVMQHYEVYLYILLGGILFCNTAGDYVLPHILWLARELTSRPYEPTHYSWGSAVLAATYKGLCAATQRSTKMGSISGCLHLLQLWSWDYLPVCRPWVSKTYYPVPISDGVADDMRPTMGYRWLHARLRWTHHQDHGNYSRVISDLDVLSADLVEWDPWRSERVAEIATNGLIAPSCFRDSDLWMTRCFLLYMNNVEVYSPDRVQRQFGHRQLVPVPPPRDAGQAHERSAQGNASTHDWAEINAEHITRWMESGAVDVVVPAGQYDDSSYWEYLAWYQSRTRPTLLSGSVPPAPRPFPEDRARLLHVVTEAGIEMHRHAEHDRWEASGSATRRDRHPLRDYMRTRGSRLWSAIRGLGGCAPRYRAYDVPAMDPSRASHSRRSSSAHEAHSREAPSSAAHHGTRSSAGAEEVIPEAPAPEECILGSHPPPFTQPTQATQTTPPGLSTHNENVIDCTHQTPTWSGTQDFDWAGALQSSSFTELLSGQYPQYPDAPGGSHWYQEAGTSSFRTPTEHVLPAVTLPHDDPTAWYMQGRVSGSGYTFGGVGTHHEDEDEDQGHTWQGPAQAAGMRATHPPDAYTPEDFLRRRHC